The genomic stretch TTTTGCAATCGATAAATAAGAAAACCAACCCTCTAAACGTTCTTCAATCCATTCAAATAATTGGTTATAAGAACCTCTCAATATGTCTTTTTCCAGCAGGAATTCGATCACTTGTCCAATTGGTTTTTCTTCAATCTTTATTATCCCTTGATCGACCCACTTCTCTATTTGTTCTCTTAGATATGGTTCCATTGGATCAAGCCAAGTCTCAATCGATTTAGTCTTTAATTGATTCCATTCCTTTATAAGAAATGTTACAAATAGTTGATAAAAATCTGGCTTATCAAGTAGTTCATCAAGATAAGCTTGTAATTTGTGTTGAATTTGTGTGTGATCAAAAAGCATTCCTGCTAAAAAACCTAACATCTTTTTCCCTTCGAGAAGGTAAAGAATAATCGATTCTAACCATTTAGCCCCTTGTTCCGAATGTAAATATTCTTTTATCTCTTGGATAAATGTTCTTACTAAATCATCCATCTGCTCTTCAATCCGTGATAAAACATCATCTGGAAGAATTTCTGCAACGCTTTTCTTTTTAAAAGAACTTGAAAAGAGAAATTGAAAGACTTTCTCTTTACTATATTCCGACAAATTAATGCGAAGATCGAGTTGAAAAAGCTCAGAAAATACATCTCCAATCCTTTTCTCTTGTTCTTTATAAATCATGAATTTCTCAATCAATTTTTGGTATAGCGTTTCTTTCATTCCCGTATTCTCAATAAATTCCTTTAACCCTTTTGCTGTGAATAAATACTTTTCAACCATAATCCCCAATTGCTCTGCAATTTCCTTTCGCCGTTTTGGAATCAAACCAGGTGTAAAAGGAAGCTGCCAATTTCCTATTTTCCATGGATGATAGGGACGAAATAACATTCGGATTGCCAATTCATTGGTAATGGCACCGATAACTGCTCCAATGAATATCGATAAAAATAGTTGAATCATTATCGTATCTCCTTTCGCAGGCTATCGCCTAACACCATCTAAAAGCCTAGAACATATTATGAAAGTAGCCTATTTTTGTTTTTGGAAGGGGAGGATAGGATGAAGATCGTGCAAATACAAGTAGACCAAGAACAAAATCAGCCTAGGCCAATAATCTACGCCAATATAGCAACGATTAATCGACTCAGCCTTCCGTTAAATCAACCGATCACCCTCCATTTTGGAAAAAAAAACGTCGAGGTTCGGGTTTCCATTAGTACTAATACAGGCAATTTAATTCGAATTCCATCTGAACTTGCCGCACAACTTCTTCTCCCAAATGGTATCCAACTTCATGCTAAATTTGATAAAGAAAAGGGACTTTTTTTAGGTCCGATCTTTGGAATACTCATTCAAACAGTAAACCCTAAACAGCCCCAAACTCCATTTGGAAAATTAACAGAATTCCTAAAAGAGGTTGCACTTCTCGCACGAAATCAGGGGATTTTATTTTATGTTTTCACCATTCAAGATATTTATCAACAAACGCAAATGGTGAAAGGATGGTTCTATTCAAGTAACCAATGGGAACCTAGAATTTTTCCCTTACCTGATGTCATATATAATCGAATATCTTCCCGAAATCAAGAAAAAAAATTCAAAGTGAAGATCACTGAATTACAAAAACAAATTCCTTTTTTTAATGAACATTTTTTAAATAAATGGCAAGTTTATGAAATGTTGAAAAAAACACCGATTCAGGATTACATGCCAGAAACCAATTATTTTAAAGGAAATCAATCGATCAAAGAGATGATTGCAAAGTATCCCATCATTTATTTAAAACCAACCAATGGTGCATTAGGAAGGGGAATTATTAAAATTGAACATTCCCTTGATCAATATATCGTTCAATATTCCCGAATCAATGGTGCTTCTACTTTTTATTTTAAAAACTTAAATAAGCTATTAAAGCACCTTTACCCTCGATTACATTCAGAGCCTTATCTGATTCAAGAAGGATTAAACTTAATTCAATTCAATCGTCGACCCATTGATTTTCGCATTCTTGTTCAAAAAAATGGTCAAGGTCTTTGGTCGATTACATCAATGGTCTGCAGAATCGCAAATGATCAACAATTTGTCTCAAATCTCGCTCGAGGCGGTACTCAAGCAAATGTGATGGAAACCATTCGCTCTGCAAATCCTGAATTGAGTAAAAAGATAAAAAAAGATCATTTTCGAAAATTAGCTCTACTTATTGCAAAAAATCTCGAAGAATCAACATCTGGTCATTTTGCAGAATTAGGCATTGACCTTGGGTTAGATAATAAAGGGAAAATTTGGCTTCTCGAAGTCAATTCTAAGCCATCCAAGACTGAAGATACGGCCTTAGCCGGACCAAGGCCTTCTGTGAATCGTCTGATTCAATATGTACGTTTCCTTACTGGTTTCCCTGAAGAGAAAAAGCGGCATAGGCGAAAATAAGTGAGGTCGGTGGATTTATGAAAAGCAGTAAACAAACCCTACTAGGCATTATGGTATGCCAGAATAGAAAACACTTATTTTATGAAAAAGATTATATAAAAAGATTATATACGATTGGTAAAGAAAACAATATTGATGTGTTTGTCTTCTATCCAGACTCTATTGATTGGACAAAGAGAAAAACAAGAGGTTTTCAATATAATCCCTATACGAACTGTTTTGAAGCCCAAACCTTTCCAATCCCATCGTTTATCTATGATCGATGTTTTTATACAACTGCAAAAGAGTACCGCACTTATCTACCTTATGTGAAACGAATCAGACAAGAACAAATCCCATTTCTAGGAAAAGGTTTAAGCGGAAAATGGAAAGTCTATCAAATTCTTTCAACCAATCCCATTTATAAATCCCACCTCCCAAAAACCTCCATCTATCGGGATAAAAACCAGCTTCTTCTATGGTTGTCAGCTAACCCGATCATTTTAAAACCAATCGGGGGAAGCCATGGAAAAGGTGTCATAAAAGTATGCATACAAAAAAATTCTTTTGAGGTCGTTGGAAGAACATATCTCAATCAAAAATTTCATCTTATTCTTAAGAACAAAAAAGATTTTTACAATTGGATTCAATCATTCACGCGAGGAAAAAGATACCTCGTTCAACAATATTTAAATTTAACCACTTCGCACAATCAACCATATGATATTAGGGTGTTAGTTCAAAAAAATGAAAACGGTCAATGGGAAACCACTGGAATGGCTGCAAGGATCGGTGATGCAAAGAATATCACATCGAATCTTCATGGTGGAGGACGAGTTGACTCAGCCATTCACCTCATCCAAAAAGAATTTTCACCCTATAAAGCAAAAGAAATTCTTGAACAAATTCACTCTTTTGCGAAAACCATTCCACCTTTTATTGAACAATCCCATGGTTCACTTTTCGAATTAGGTCTTGACCTTGGAATTGATAAACAGGGAAAAGTTTGGATCATTGAGGTGAATTCAAAGCCTGGGAGAAGTGTATTTTCGATCCTAGGAGAAGAACAGGCAATCCGAAAATCTTTGAGCCAACCCATCTTATACACGAAATATTTAGCAAAAAAACAACTATTAGGAGGAAATGTACAATGACATCCATTTCCACCAAACTCCTTGTCTTTCCCTCGGGGAGCGACATAATCTTTTTATCAAAAAGGATCATGAATCAAATGGGACTTATCCCCAATCAAAGGATTTATCTTTTCTTTGGTATGAAGGAAGTAACAGTAAAAGTGTTAGAGAAAAAGAGCAACCAACATCTCATAATCCTATCTTCAGCTGTTCAAAGGAAAATACATCTCCCATACCAGAAACAAATCATGATCAAACGAGAGACAGATGGAATTCGAATAGGACCCATCATCGGGATATTAACGACTGATTATACAGGAAAAAAATTCAGCAATTCATCATTAAAATATCCACAGCATTTTAGTCAATTTTTTAAAAAATTATTAGAACCTGAATCCATCTATCCCGCTTTTTATTTTGTCTTTACTCCTGATCAAGTTAATTGGCAAAGTAAAACTGTAAACGGACTTTTTTACCTTCCAAAGAAAAAAGGAGAAGAGTGGCAACAATCAAAAGTTCCTCTACCTGATGTTGTCTATAACCGAGTTCCAAACCGAACTACAGAAAAAACCCCTCTCGTTGTTCAGTTTAAAGACAACTATCAGCAACTTGGTGGAAAACTATTTAACCAAGATTTTTTTAACAAGTGGGAAATGCATCAACTCCTCTCCCCAGATGACAGAATTAAACAATACTTTCCTGAAACCTATATTCATCCACATCTTCATACGATGGAATACATGTTAAACAAATACCCTCTGATCTATTTAAAACCAGCAGGAGGTAGTCTTGGTTTAGGAATCTATAAAATACAGAAAGAAAAGAACCACTATCTTCTATCTTATCGTCAACAAAATAGAAATCGAATGATTGCATTTAAAAATTTAGATGCTTTATATCGAGCTATTTTTAAAAATAAACAAAAATCTAATTATTATTTGATTCAACAAGGTATTCATCTACTGACATACAATAAACGGCCAGTAGATTTTCGCGTACATTTGCATAAAAACAGAGCAAACAAATGGAATGTTGTCGCCATAGGAGCAAAGGTTGCCGGTAATGGAAGTGTAACGACACATATTCGGACTGGAGGCAAATTGCTGGATGCAAAACAATTTATTGAACTCAAGTTCCATTCTGAACCCTCAAAGATGATTGCAAGATTAAAGCAAGTTGCAATTCAAATCGCTCAAATTGTAGAAGAAAAATTAGGAACTCCGATTGGCGAATTAGGGCTAGACATGGGAATCGATCATGATGCACAAATTTGGTTATTTGAAGTGAATTCAAAACCAGGTCGATCTATTTTTAAGCACCCCCATTTAAAAATGGCTAGCCATACTTCATCACGATATCTTCTTGAATATGGAATCTACCTATCCGGTTTTTAAACAAAATATAAGGGAGGAGTTATCCTATGGCCATACCCCAATATGCCTGGTTACAAATTCACCCTTCACAATCATGGAAAATAATCCTTCCTTCTAAAACGAATACAAAAAAATTTGATCATGCCATTTATCCCATTGCTGTAGGTTCACACAATCAAATCAAAAACATAGCGACGACATCTTATAAAATCAGCCCAGCAAAATTGACTTATACCTATCCCATTCGCTTGATCAAAAAAGATAAAGGTTACAAAGCTGGACCTTTTGTTGGCATCCTAACGACAAAAGGAACTCAAGGATTTAAAGGAAATGTCAAAAATTTCATTGATATTATCCAAATGGGCAAAAAAGCAGGAGTATTCATCTTTGTTTTCCCTGCTGAAGAGGTAGACTTAATCGACCAAACAGTAAAAGCATATATTTATGATTCCAATCAAAAAAAATGGGTAACACAGATTCTTCCTTTCCCTGATGTGGTGTATAATCGCATCCCAAGTCGAAAAGAAGAAAACAAACCTAGTGTAAAGGCAGTTTTAGAGTATTTAGTTAAAGAAAACATTCCTTTTTTTAATCCTTATTTTTTCAATAAATGGGCTTTACATCAATGGATGAGTGAGAATAAAGAAATGACCAAAATCCTTCCAGATACCACCATTTTAAAAGAAGAAGATCTAAGGCGCTATCTTCAACAATATACCATGCTATATCTAAAGCCAGTAAATGGAAAAGCAGGAATCGGATTTATGAAAATTGAAAAAAAAGAAAATCATTTCTATCTTACCTATCAAACCAGGCAAATGACCTATCACCAAAGTTTTAGAAACTTCCAATCCTTATGGCAGAAAGTCCATTCCCTTGCCAAGAACAAAAAATATATTATTCAACAAGGTATTTTTCTAAACACTTATCAACAACAACCCTATGACCTCCGAGTATTGGTCCAAAAAAACGGGAAAAACCAGTGGAAAGTGACTGGTATCGGTGTACGCGTAGCTGGAGAGCAAAGCATTACCACCCATGTTCCCCAAGGTGGATATATTCAATCGGTGGATCAAGTCTTTAAAGAAACCTTTAAAGATGATCAACAGTCAAATGAATGGAAAGAAAAAACAACAATGCTCGCAGTGAAAATCGCTGAACATATTGAAAGCAAAATCAAACATCCCCTTGGTGAAATGTCAATGGATTTAGGAATTGACAAAAACGGAAATCTCTGGTTCTTTGAAGCCAATGCCAAACCGATGGAATTTGACGAACCAAATATTCGAGAAACATCTCTTTTACGCTTAATTCAATACTTCCGCTATTTATCTGGTTTTGTCCCTAAAGGAGGGAAAGTATGAGGATGATCAAAATCACAAGAGATACGAATGACCAACATCGGCAAATGCTGATTCGCTTTATCCAAAAATATGGAGATAACCATATTACCAAAAAAGCCATCGATTGGTTAAAACAAACTCCTTTCAAAAAGCTTACCCCTGAAAATGGCGACCTTATTTATGTCATAGTTGATCAGAAAATAATTGTTGGTGTTTTAGTTATTATCAATTATGGACTCAATCAAGCGTTTATCGTTGTCCATCCAAAATTTCGTAAGAAGGGTGTAGCCTATGAACTGATAACAGAAGCACAAAAATTCTTAGGCCGTTTCTATGTAAAGGTGGCTAATGATAATATACCGAGTCTTAAACTTTGTTTCGCAACGGGAATGCAAGCTTTTGCCTTAACAAGAGGACCAACCGGAAAACCAACATTGATTTTAGGATGGGGAGATTGGAGCATAGAAGAGTGGGAAAATAGAAGTTCATTGAAATAGGTTTGTATATTCCAACTCGCTTTAAAGAATCAGCTTATAGAAGATACAAGCCGAGCGTATTAGGGTAAGGAAGATATTGCTCCCAAGAAATGAGGCTCGGATAATCCGAACCTCATTTTTATTATTGAATCACTCTTTTTGCAAATAAAAAGGTCTTATTCCAGTATCCAGAGTTAGGATACATCATTGATGTCGTTACTCCAAGCCCTGGCTTGTAAGTGTGGAGAATTTTAATTGTTCCATTCGATAATACTTCTTGAGCAATCCCTACATGGTCAACATAAGGTTTACCATCTACATACTTACCAGCAGTTGCAAAGAATAATAAGTCTCCTTTTCTGATGTCACTTCTCTTTATATAAGTTCCTACCGTTGACTGTTGTCGAGAACTACGAGGAAGTTTGATGCCATTTTCCCCGTAAACTTTTTGCGTAAAGCTAGAACAATCAAATAGATAGGAACCATCTTTATCATAATCGGCGCCAAATTTATAATCCACACCCCAATATTTCAAACCTGTTTGAATAATGGCATCTGCTAATTGATTTGTTAGCGTTGGAGATTGATGCGTTGTAGTTGGTACATTACTTGAACTAGAGCCTGTATTACTTGTTGTATTATTTGATACTACAGTTGTAGGCTTTGCTACAGCTTGTCCATCTGTGATAAATCTTCTAGCGCCAAAATACTTACTATTATAATAGACAGAAGTTAAAGAGTGGATAGCCACCTTTCCACTTACTGATGAAACAAATTGGCCATTTCCTACATAAATTCCTACAAAATTGGGATAATCACCTTTATAGGAGAAAAAAACAACGTCTCCAGCTTGTAATTGATTACGCTCCACATGAATTCCATAAAATGCTTGGTATTTTACCGTTCTAGGAACGTTCATACCGCTTTTTTGATAGATATAATAGACAAGCCCTGATGTGTCAAATCCAGTCTGTGGGGATGCTCCACCATATTGATATGGCGTACCGATTAAACTTATCGCTTGCTTTGAAATGTCTGTACTTGATACTGTTGCTGCTTGAACTGATGTACCTGGCCAGAAGGCAAAAGAACCCCCAAAAACCATCGTAAATGCAAGTGCCAAAGCAACCAGCCGCTTCGCTTGATATCTCATACATACCTCCTATTTTTCTCTAAATCTATGAAACCATCAGATGGATTAAATCCGATTTTTCATAGATTTAGATTTATTTGTTTGTGTAGTTACATAGTAACATAGATCAACGTCGATAAGGCATGTAAAATCTACCAAAAACGAAAAGCCATTGAAATAGAGGGAATTGGGAAATTTTTGTTATGCATAATCTACAAAAAAAATTACCATACTATCAATTAATCACCAGAATTGGGAAGTGAGAAGAGATGTCCATTCGCTCTTGGTTTCAAAAATTATATAGAAGAAATAAACAGCATTTACAGATAGAAGAAAAAAGTCCCATCACACCCATTTCAACTAATTTGGAAGAAACCATTTCGCAAATCATGAATCTTTTGGGAAATAGTCCGGATGTGATTGTAAGACGCTTTACTTTGGGGAAGGAAAAAAAGATTCCTGCTGCCCTGCTCTTTACCGATGGTCTTGTAAGCAACAGTATGATTAGCAACTTTTTCAAATCCTTATTAACCGAATACCCAACTGACCGATCCAGCTTATCTCCGTTTAATATCGTTAAGGATCAATTATTAAATATTGGCGAAGTAAAAGAATCCCAAGATCAAAAGAAAATCATCAATGATCTTCTCAGAGGATCTTCAGTAATTCTTATCGATGGTGAAAAAAGGGCGATCCTTGCGAGTACGAAAGGTTGGGAAACTCGGGGAGTAACGGAACCAGAAAATCAAGTGGTCTTAAGAGGTCCACGGGAAGGGTTTACAGAAAATATTCGCACCAATACTGCTCTGATTCGGAGAAAAATTCCCAGTTCCAAGTTGCGATTAGAACAAATGAGAATTGGAACATTAACAGAAACGACTGTCGGGATCATGTATATCGAAGGGAATGCCAACCCAAAAATCGTAGAAGAAGTGCGAAACAGATTAAGCAAGATTAAAATCGACAGTGTCCTAGAAAGCGGCTATCTTGAAGAATTTATCCAGGACGCCAAGTGGTCGTTATTTCCTACTATCTTTAATACAGAACGTCCTGATATCGCTGCAGCAGAATTATTAGAAGGAAAAATTGTGATCCTCGTGGATGGAACCCCATTCGTTTTGGTTGTTCCTGCCACAATTGTTAGGTTTTTTGATGCAGCAGATGATTATTATAT from Tepidibacillus fermentans encodes the following:
- a CDS encoding YheC/YheD family protein, which produces MAIPQYAWLQIHPSQSWKIILPSKTNTKKFDHAIYPIAVGSHNQIKNIATTSYKISPAKLTYTYPIRLIKKDKGYKAGPFVGILTTKGTQGFKGNVKNFIDIIQMGKKAGVFIFVFPAEEVDLIDQTVKAYIYDSNQKKWVTQILPFPDVVYNRIPSRKEENKPSVKAVLEYLVKENIPFFNPYFFNKWALHQWMSENKEMTKILPDTTILKEEDLRRYLQQYTMLYLKPVNGKAGIGFMKIEKKENHFYLTYQTRQMTYHQSFRNFQSLWQKVHSLAKNKKYIIQQGIFLNTYQQQPYDLRVLVQKNGKNQWKVTGIGVRVAGEQSITTHVPQGGYIQSVDQVFKETFKDDQQSNEWKEKTTMLAVKIAEHIESKIKHPLGEMSMDLGIDKNGNLWFFEANAKPMEFDEPNIRETSLLRLIQYFRYLSGFVPKGGKV
- a CDS encoding GNAT family N-acetyltransferase: MRMIKITRDTNDQHRQMLIRFIQKYGDNHITKKAIDWLKQTPFKKLTPENGDLIYVIVDQKIIVGVLVIINYGLNQAFIVVHPKFRKKGVAYELITEAQKFLGRFYVKVANDNIPSLKLCFATGMQAFALTRGPTGKPTLILGWGDWSIEEWENRSSLK
- a CDS encoding spore germination protein, which gives rise to MSIRSWFQKLYRRNKQHLQIEEKSPITPISTNLEETISQIMNLLGNSPDVIVRRFTLGKEKKIPAALLFTDGLVSNSMISNFFKSLLTEYPTDRSSLSPFNIVKDQLLNIGEVKESQDQKKIINDLLRGSSVILIDGEKRAILASTKGWETRGVTEPENQVVLRGPREGFTENIRTNTALIRRKIPSSKLRLEQMRIGTLTETTVGIMYIEGNANPKIVEEVRNRLSKIKIDSVLESGYLEEFIQDAKWSLFPTIFNTERPDIAAAELLEGKIVILVDGTPFVLVVPATIVRFFDAADDYYIRAPMASLLRLLRIATFMLSMILPSLYVAVTTFHQELLPTTLLISIAAQREGIPFPAFVEALMMELTFEVLREAGIRMPRAVGQAVSIVGALVLGTAAVEAGIISAAMVIIVSMTAIAGFTAPSVDLAIAARIIRFGLLVLSASFGLFGIFFCLMMIAIHLVGLRSFGIPYLNGLAPFNLSDQKDILMRIPWFMMLSRPRLFSQANEVREKPTIPHPPKSRRRNKQEGDPS
- a CDS encoding YheC/YheD family protein, with the protein product MKSSKQTLLGIMVCQNRKHLFYEKDYIKRLYTIGKENNIDVFVFYPDSIDWTKRKTRGFQYNPYTNCFEAQTFPIPSFIYDRCFYTTAKEYRTYLPYVKRIRQEQIPFLGKGLSGKWKVYQILSTNPIYKSHLPKTSIYRDKNQLLLWLSANPIILKPIGGSHGKGVIKVCIQKNSFEVVGRTYLNQKFHLILKNKKDFYNWIQSFTRGKRYLVQQYLNLTTSHNQPYDIRVLVQKNENGQWETTGMAARIGDAKNITSNLHGGGRVDSAIHLIQKEFSPYKAKEILEQIHSFAKTIPPFIEQSHGSLFELGLDLGIDKQGKVWIIEVNSKPGRSVFSILGEEQAIRKSLSQPILYTKYLAKKQLLGGNVQ
- a CDS encoding DUF445 family protein, whose product is MIQLFLSIFIGAVIGAITNELAIRMLFRPYHPWKIGNWQLPFTPGLIPKRRKEIAEQLGIMVEKYLFTAKGLKEFIENTGMKETLYQKLIEKFMIYKEQEKRIGDVFSELFQLDLRINLSEYSKEKVFQFLFSSSFKKKSVAEILPDDVLSRIEEQMDDLVRTFIQEIKEYLHSEQGAKWLESIILYLLEGKKMLGFLAGMLFDHTQIQHKLQAYLDELLDKPDFYQLFVTFLIKEWNQLKTKSIETWLDPMEPYLREQIEKWVDQGIIKIEEKPIGQVIEFLLEKDILRGSYNQLFEWIEERLEGWFSYLSIAKVVKEEVNRFSLRELEKMIVEVSARELKMITYFGGILGGLIGFFQGILFLFY
- a CDS encoding YheC/YheD family protein produces the protein MNQMGLIPNQRIYLFFGMKEVTVKVLEKKSNQHLIILSSAVQRKIHLPYQKQIMIKRETDGIRIGPIIGILTTDYTGKKFSNSSLKYPQHFSQFFKKLLEPESIYPAFYFVFTPDQVNWQSKTVNGLFYLPKKKGEEWQQSKVPLPDVVYNRVPNRTTEKTPLVVQFKDNYQQLGGKLFNQDFFNKWEMHQLLSPDDRIKQYFPETYIHPHLHTMEYMLNKYPLIYLKPAGGSLGLGIYKIQKEKNHYLLSYRQQNRNRMIAFKNLDALYRAIFKNKQKSNYYLIQQGIHLLTYNKRPVDFRVHLHKNRANKWNVVAIGAKVAGNGSVTTHIRTGGKLLDAKQFIELKFHSEPSKMIARLKQVAIQIAQIVEEKLGTPIGELGLDMGIDHDAQIWLFEVNSKPGRSIFKHPHLKMASHTSSRYLLEYGIYLSGF
- a CDS encoding C40 family peptidase, which translates into the protein MRYQAKRLVALALAFTMVFGGSFAFWPGTSVQAATVSSTDISKQAISLIGTPYQYGGASPQTGFDTSGLVYYIYQKSGMNVPRTVKYQAFYGIHVERNQLQAGDVVFFSYKGDYPNFVGIYVGNGQFVSSVSGKVAIHSLTSVYYNSKYFGARRFITDGQAVAKPTTVVSNNTTSNTGSSSSNVPTTTHQSPTLTNQLADAIIQTGLKYWGVDYKFGADYDKDGSYLFDCSSFTQKVYGENGIKLPRSSRQQSTVGTYIKRSDIRKGDLLFFATAGKYVDGKPYVDHVGIAQEVLSNGTIKILHTYKPGLGVTTSMMYPNSGYWNKTFLFAKRVIQ
- a CDS encoding YheC/YheD family protein, yielding MKIVQIQVDQEQNQPRPIIYANIATINRLSLPLNQPITLHFGKKNVEVRVSISTNTGNLIRIPSELAAQLLLPNGIQLHAKFDKEKGLFLGPIFGILIQTVNPKQPQTPFGKLTEFLKEVALLARNQGILFYVFTIQDIYQQTQMVKGWFYSSNQWEPRIFPLPDVIYNRISSRNQEKKFKVKITELQKQIPFFNEHFLNKWQVYEMLKKTPIQDYMPETNYFKGNQSIKEMIAKYPIIYLKPTNGALGRGIIKIEHSLDQYIVQYSRINGASTFYFKNLNKLLKHLYPRLHSEPYLIQEGLNLIQFNRRPIDFRILVQKNGQGLWSITSMVCRIANDQQFVSNLARGGTQANVMETIRSANPELSKKIKKDHFRKLALLIAKNLEESTSGHFAELGIDLGLDNKGKIWLLEVNSKPSKTEDTALAGPRPSVNRLIQYVRFLTGFPEEKKRHRRK